In Bryobacteraceae bacterium, the following proteins share a genomic window:
- a CDS encoding heme lyase CcmF/NrfE family subunit, which produces MENVGALALILAFCLACYAVLGSLIGRWKQKAFLSVSAERSVYGVWGLLTFASGYLVYALQTDDFRLAYVAGHSSSTMPWIYKFTAWWGGQEGSLLLWAWILSCYAAIVVFQNRKKNRSQMPYVIAVMMTVQAFFLCLISFPLTPFEVIAVGKEVMAVPDGRGLNPLLQYPAMAIHPPTLYLGYVGFVVPFAFAIAALITRAPGDAWIHTTRRWTLVTWLFQGTGIMLGASWAYAVLGWGGYWGWDPVENASLLPWITGTAFLHSVMMQEKKGMMKVWNMVLISSTFFLCILGTALTRSGIVQSVHAFAQSPISRYFSTFLAIGIALVVYLIVDRLDFLRSESHLESVLSRESSFLFNNLILLASCFSILWGTLFPVISEAVTGEKISVDAPFFNRVNIPIGLFLLLLTGVGPLIAWRRSSFESLKRAFLWPTIGMVVTVAALAGLGILHVYALMSFGLCVFVLWTVAAEFLKGARAIAGRTGQNLLAAMVELTHRNTRRYGGYVVHVAIVIMFIGFTGKAFDKDATVEVAINDTFRLGRYEMKVRDIENGENEHYRWWHAPIDVFEGGKQVGTLTPEQRTYRTGDPSSLVSIRRRLNEDLYLNFAGMNNDGKKAVIQAYVFPLVSWIWIGAVLQMIGTLICLIPSKVKYQFPKTQVVGVVEKKEKSVGKA; this is translated from the coding sequence ATGGAAAATGTAGGCGCCCTCGCACTCATCCTGGCATTCTGCCTGGCCTGCTACGCCGTTCTCGGCTCCCTGATTGGCCGCTGGAAACAAAAGGCTTTCCTCTCCGTTTCGGCGGAGCGTTCCGTTTACGGGGTCTGGGGGCTGCTCACATTCGCCTCCGGCTATCTCGTCTACGCGCTCCAAACCGACGACTTCCGGCTCGCCTACGTCGCCGGACACTCCTCGTCGACGATGCCGTGGATCTACAAGTTCACCGCCTGGTGGGGCGGCCAGGAAGGCTCGCTCCTGCTCTGGGCCTGGATCCTCTCCTGCTACGCCGCCATCGTCGTCTTCCAGAACCGCAAAAAGAACCGGTCGCAGATGCCCTACGTGATCGCGGTGATGATGACGGTGCAGGCCTTCTTCTTATGCCTGATCTCGTTCCCGCTGACGCCGTTCGAAGTCATCGCCGTGGGTAAGGAAGTGATGGCCGTGCCAGACGGCCGCGGACTCAACCCGCTCCTCCAATACCCGGCCATGGCCATCCACCCGCCGACGCTCTATCTCGGCTATGTCGGCTTCGTCGTTCCGTTCGCCTTCGCCATCGCTGCGCTGATCACCCGCGCCCCCGGTGACGCCTGGATCCACACCACGCGCCGTTGGACGCTCGTCACGTGGCTGTTCCAGGGCACCGGCATCATGCTCGGCGCATCGTGGGCGTACGCGGTTCTCGGCTGGGGTGGCTACTGGGGTTGGGACCCGGTGGAGAACGCCTCGCTCCTCCCGTGGATCACTGGTACGGCCTTCCTCCACTCCGTGATGATGCAGGAGAAGAAAGGCATGATGAAGGTCTGGAACATGGTCCTCATCTCGTCCACGTTCTTCCTGTGCATCCTCGGCACGGCGCTGACGCGCTCGGGCATTGTGCAGTCCGTGCATGCCTTCGCGCAGTCACCGATTTCGCGCTACTTCTCGACGTTCCTCGCCATCGGCATCGCGCTCGTGGTGTACCTGATCGTGGACCGGCTGGACTTCCTCCGCAGCGAATCGCATCTCGAGAGTGTGCTCTCGCGCGAGTCGAGCTTCCTCTTTAACAACCTGATCCTGCTCGCCTCCTGCTTCTCGATCCTCTGGGGCACGCTCTTCCCGGTGATCTCGGAAGCGGTGACGGGCGAAAAAATTTCGGTGGACGCGCCATTCTTCAACCGCGTCAACATACCGATTGGGCTGTTCCTGTTGCTGCTTACCGGAGTTGGCCCGTTGATCGCCTGGCGGCGCAGTTCTTTCGAGAGCCTCAAGCGCGCCTTTTTGTGGCCCACCATCGGAATGGTTGTCACCGTGGCCGCTCTCGCGGGGCTCGGCATCCTGCACGTCTACGCGCTGATGTCGTTCGGCCTGTGCGTGTTTGTGCTCTGGACGGTGGCGGCCGAATTCCTGAAGGGCGCCCGCGCCATCGCCGGCCGCACCGGGCAGAACCTGCTCGCGGCGATGGTGGAACTCACCCACCGCAACACGCGGCGCTACGGCGGCTACGTCGTGCACGTCGCCATTGTGATCATGTTCATCGGTTTCACCGGCAAGGCGTTCGACAAGGACGCCACTGTGGAGGTGGCCATCAACGACACGTTCCGGCTCGGCCGCTACGAGATGAAGGTCCGCGACATCGAGAACGGCGAGAACGAGCACTACCGCTGGTGGCACGCCCCGATCGACGTTTTCGAAGGCGGCAAGCAGGTTGGAACGCTTACGCCCGAGCAGCGTACTTATCGCACCGGCGATCCGTCATCGCTCGTCTCCATCCGCCGTCGCCTCAACGAAGATCTCTACCTCAACTTCGCCGGCATGAACAACGACGGCAAGAAGGCCGTGATCCAGGCCTACGTGTTCCCTCTGGTGAGCTGGATCTGGATTGGCGCCGTGCTGCAAATGATTGGCACGCTCATCTGCCTGATCCCGAGCAAAGTGAAGTACCAGTTCCCGAAGACGCAAGTGGTCGGAGTCGTCGAAAAGAAGGAGAAGTCCGTTGGCAAGGCGTAA
- a CDS encoding cytochrome c-type biogenesis protein CcmH: MARRNAILMLLLTALSLAQVSSDGMTEAIRRVGSHLACLCGACKNSVADCPMLACHYAKPARDQIREMQAKGMSDDAIVAEFVKREGKRALVVPPSEGFFNLAWWMPPVMVGMGLMFVLAWIRKMSRPEAAPPAAELPSELLDKYRDSIEKDLARLD, from the coding sequence TTGGCAAGGCGTAACGCGATCCTGATGCTTCTGCTCACCGCGCTGTCGCTCGCGCAAGTGTCGAGCGATGGCATGACGGAAGCGATCCGCCGCGTGGGTTCGCACCTGGCCTGCCTGTGCGGCGCTTGCAAGAATTCGGTGGCCGATTGTCCGATGCTCGCCTGCCACTACGCCAAGCCCGCCCGGGACCAGATTCGTGAAATGCAGGCCAAGGGCATGAGCGACGACGCCATCGTGGCCGAGTTCGTCAAGCGCGAAGGCAAGCGAGCTCTCGTGGTTCCTCCGTCGGAAGGCTTCTTCAATCTCGCCTGGTGGATGCCTCCGGTGATGGTTGGCATGGGGTTGATGTTCGTGCTTGCGTGGATCCGCAAGATGAGTCGGCCGGAGGCCGCGCCCCCTGCGGCGGAGTTACCGTCCGAACTGCTCGACAAATATCGGGATTCGATCGAAAAGGACTTGGCCAGACTCGATTAG
- a CDS encoding tetratricopeptide repeat protein: MSGEPSSGAAPGRSDVVAALGRIHMSAGFAASEKLKRFLGFVVELTIEGRASEIKEYLIATEVYGRGASYDPQVDSVVRVEASRLRSKLRAYYEGDGRDDPVEIRLPRGTYAPEFAWRVMPAPPRAEETAALSSPSPAWPDRRRTVVAVAALAAAGLGGMFLWKRSAPAHRVQSIAVLPFMNLSGGETAGRLADGITEDVTTALAKLPGLGVAGRTTMLQYKNKPVDIPALARNMRVDSVLEGSVRAAQGRIRITAQLISAADGYHLWAETLDRQGSDPLEFESDIVHAIATGLSARLAGEAEWRRAGRAELDAATVAAYSEGLALLYRDHHLHRNEGKLPAELDRAIALFEQVNERAPAYAPAWTKLAQACEIAIDLEPPGPSHMQERAKAAARKALELDETMADAWATLGVIQLYREWDWDGAEKSYRRAVEIDPRQAGTQREYADLLRIRGRDADAEAALEQALALQPESDELWSQRAVLLLDSGRFEEAEAQARRTLARQPDSREAHWVLGRCFQSSGRAAEAEKEYRQILAMSPNDGRALPALGHLLGEQGRRREALEVAAAIEKLSRRGRGMEYPLALVMAGVGDRDQAFRWLEKAVAARDPSIMYLNVSRRLGSLRGDPRFNGLLRRMHLDKPPYAHTP, from the coding sequence TTGTCCGGCGAACCGTCTTCCGGTGCCGCGCCCGGCCGCTCGGATGTGGTGGCCGCGCTCGGGCGCATCCACATGAGCGCCGGTTTCGCGGCTTCGGAGAAGCTAAAGCGCTTTCTTGGTTTCGTCGTCGAGTTGACGATCGAGGGCCGTGCCTCCGAGATCAAGGAATATCTCATCGCCACGGAAGTCTACGGCCGGGGCGCTTCGTACGATCCGCAGGTGGACTCCGTGGTTCGGGTGGAAGCCAGCCGCCTCCGCAGCAAGCTTCGTGCCTACTACGAAGGCGACGGACGCGACGATCCGGTTGAGATCCGGTTGCCGCGCGGAACCTATGCGCCGGAGTTCGCCTGGCGTGTCATGCCCGCGCCGCCCAGGGCCGAAGAGACCGCCGCGCTCTCCTCGCCATCCCCCGCATGGCCGGACCGCCGCCGGACCGTCGTCGCCGTGGCCGCGCTCGCCGCCGCCGGCCTCGGCGGCATGTTCCTGTGGAAGCGTTCCGCGCCTGCGCACCGCGTGCAATCGATTGCCGTGCTGCCCTTCATGAACCTCAGCGGCGGCGAAACCGCTGGCCGCCTCGCCGACGGCATCACGGAGGATGTGACAACGGCGCTCGCGAAGCTGCCCGGCCTCGGCGTCGCCGGGCGAACGACGATGCTGCAATACAAGAACAAGCCCGTCGACATCCCGGCTCTTGCCCGGAACATGCGCGTCGACAGCGTCCTCGAGGGCAGCGTTCGCGCCGCCCAAGGTCGCATCCGGATAACGGCGCAGTTGATCAGCGCCGCCGACGGCTATCATCTATGGGCGGAAACGCTGGACCGCCAAGGCTCCGATCCACTCGAGTTCGAAAGCGATATCGTCCACGCCATCGCGACCGGCCTTTCCGCACGGCTGGCCGGGGAAGCCGAGTGGCGCCGCGCCGGTCGTGCCGAACTCGACGCCGCCACCGTGGCCGCTTATTCGGAAGGGCTCGCGCTCCTCTACCGCGATCACCACTTGCACCGTAATGAGGGCAAACTTCCCGCTGAACTCGATCGCGCGATCGCGCTGTTCGAGCAGGTAAACGAGCGCGCTCCGGCGTACGCGCCGGCGTGGACCAAGCTCGCGCAAGCGTGTGAAATCGCCATTGATCTCGAGCCGCCCGGACCGTCGCACATGCAGGAGCGGGCCAAGGCCGCCGCACGCAAGGCGCTCGAACTCGATGAAACGATGGCAGACGCTTGGGCCACTCTGGGAGTGATCCAGCTTTATCGCGAGTGGGATTGGGACGGAGCCGAGAAGTCCTACCGGCGCGCTGTGGAGATTGACCCGCGGCAAGCCGGAACACAGCGCGAGTATGCAGACCTGTTGCGGATTCGAGGCCGTGACGCCGATGCCGAGGCCGCGCTCGAGCAGGCGCTTGCCCTTCAGCCCGAATCGGATGAGTTGTGGTCCCAGCGCGCCGTGCTGCTGCTTGACTCCGGCCGGTTCGAGGAAGCCGAAGCGCAGGCCAGGCGCACGCTTGCCCGCCAGCCGGATTCGCGCGAGGCGCATTGGGTGCTGGGCCGGTGTTTCCAGTCTTCGGGCAGAGCGGCTGAGGCGGAAAAGGAGTACCGGCAGATACTGGCGATGTCGCCCAACGACGGCCGTGCGCTGCCCGCCCTCGGACACCTCCTCGGCGAGCAGGGCCGGCGGCGAGAGGCGCTGGAGGTCGCTGCCGCCATCGAGAAACTTTCCCGCCGCGGCCGCGGCATGGAATATCCGCTCGCCCTCGTGATGGCCGGCGTCGGGGATCGCGACCAAGCCTTCCGATGGCTCGAGAAGGCGGTGGCGGCGCGGGACCCGAGCATCATGTATCTCAACGTGAGCCGGCGGCTCGGATCGCTGCGGGGCGACCCCCGATTCAACGGATTGCTGCGCCGGATGCATCTCGACAAACCGCCCTACGCGCACACGCCATGA
- the ccmA gene encoding heme ABC exporter ATP-binding protein CcmA yields the protein MTAAVRVGAVSKYFGDFPALRAVSLDVAPRTCLALLGRNGAGKTTLLRILAGLSAPSEGSIELLGKPARAPESRARIGMIGHGIGVYDELSALENLVLFARVYGLADPARTAAEWLERTQLDRVKDSYVREFSRGMRQRLAVARAFLHNPALLLLDEPFTSLDDRAIALLQSLLADAISRGATVIMSTHQLREAMELSTHVALLVRGKLAHSGPRPEEMLADPTWLYRTYGEA from the coding sequence ATGACGGCCGCGGTTCGCGTCGGTGCTGTATCCAAATACTTCGGCGACTTTCCTGCCCTGCGCGCCGTCTCTCTCGACGTGGCGCCACGCACGTGCCTCGCCCTCCTCGGACGGAACGGGGCGGGGAAGACCACGCTGCTGCGCATTCTGGCCGGACTCTCCGCTCCGTCGGAAGGTTCCATCGAGCTGCTCGGAAAGCCTGCGCGCGCGCCTGAGTCCCGCGCCCGGATCGGCATGATCGGCCATGGCATCGGCGTTTACGACGAACTCTCGGCGCTCGAAAATCTGGTGCTGTTCGCGCGCGTCTACGGCCTCGCCGATCCCGCCCGCACTGCCGCCGAATGGCTGGAACGAACCCAGCTCGACCGTGTGAAAGACAGCTACGTCCGTGAGTTCTCTCGCGGCATGCGCCAGCGGCTCGCCGTGGCGCGCGCCTTTCTTCACAACCCGGCTCTGCTGCTTCTCGACGAGCCCTTTACTTCGCTCGACGACCGCGCCATCGCCTTGCTGCAGTCGCTCCTTGCCGACGCGATCTCTCGCGGCGCCACCGTCATCATGTCGACGCACCAACTGCGCGAAGCGATGGAACTCTCCACTCACGTCGCGCTGCTCGTGCGCGGCAAGCTCGCCCACTCCGGCCCTCGCCCCGAAGAGATGCTCGCCGATCCCACCTGGCTCTACCGCACCTACGGGGAGGCCTGA
- a CDS encoding SBBP repeat-containing protein, with translation MIARLAFTATALTLALGAADIDWRLPPIAPPSDGPLRNEGVANRFIRADRSGFLWQAGTAQTLMRQPDGGLAPRINAYLIRTDPEGKEVFRKTWEGATATALEMDSGGNAVLATVGFVTKVTRAGAIHFRLGVVGEAEALAIGPTDAVYVGGRAWTNRLSADSDAFVAKLLPDGSGFQFVAPIGGTGPDRATGIAVDAAGGVYVTGETESGDFPTTSRAWQGVHRGAGSDIFIAKFDSGGKMLEYSTFVGGSGAEHWSSIAVDSSGRVAVAGRTASGDFPTTPGAFQTAYGGGGDAFVLRLDEQGHPIWSTYLGGTVTESAGTVRIGAEGKVWVAAAGALGAVLEQRPARPCEASASLVAFEGETGQVLDHFERWPAAAPFSFDFDSGGRVYIRAPQEMQSVFPWGVFGVFRVDLSKPAGLAPDCVLNTASLQAAWWDPVAPGEMISIIGSGLGPLVEPATAETGEGSTLPGELGGTRVRIGGRNLALLSVSEHRIDAVVPFAVAPVEFGELAEVTVERSGVTVRGNVNVARSNPKLFASGSSAGEATVVNEDGALNSADRPARRGSAVTLYASGLGAMEPRPDVFRLTPLVGPWPRPVARVEVYVGAPAAATGAAGLEILYAGAAPGMAAGVVQISGRLPELAGSGRIPVIAVVEGLLSQRGTYLFVE, from the coding sequence TTGATCGCCAGACTTGCTTTCACCGCAACGGCACTGACACTGGCGTTGGGCGCGGCCGACATCGATTGGCGCTTGCCGCCGATCGCGCCACCGTCTGACGGCCCCTTGCGGAACGAGGGAGTGGCGAACCGGTTCATTCGCGCGGACAGGTCGGGGTTCCTGTGGCAGGCAGGAACGGCGCAGACCTTGATGCGTCAGCCGGACGGCGGCCTCGCGCCGCGAATCAATGCGTACCTGATCCGCACGGACCCGGAGGGCAAGGAAGTGTTTCGGAAGACCTGGGAAGGGGCAACGGCGACGGCGCTTGAAATGGACTCCGGCGGGAACGCAGTCCTCGCCACCGTGGGCTTCGTCACGAAAGTCACGCGGGCGGGCGCGATCCACTTCAGACTGGGCGTGGTTGGAGAGGCAGAAGCGCTGGCGATCGGCCCCACCGATGCAGTCTATGTCGGGGGACGGGCTTGGACCAATCGGCTTTCAGCCGATTCGGACGCGTTCGTGGCGAAACTGCTTCCGGACGGTTCGGGGTTCCAGTTCGTGGCTCCCATCGGCGGGACCGGGCCGGACAGGGCAACGGGCATCGCCGTTGATGCGGCGGGCGGAGTCTATGTCACGGGCGAAACGGAATCCGGGGACTTCCCAACAACGTCGCGCGCCTGGCAGGGTGTCCATCGGGGCGCTGGCAGCGACATCTTCATCGCAAAGTTCGATTCGGGCGGAAAGATGCTCGAATACTCGACGTTCGTGGGCGGGTCAGGCGCCGAACATTGGAGTTCGATCGCGGTAGATTCGTCCGGACGCGTGGCTGTGGCGGGGCGTACGGCGTCCGGCGATTTCCCAACTACGCCCGGCGCTTTCCAGACGGCGTATGGCGGCGGCGGCGATGCGTTCGTGCTGCGGCTGGACGAACAGGGGCATCCGATCTGGTCCACTTACCTCGGCGGTACCGTCACGGAGTCCGCCGGGACGGTTAGGATCGGGGCAGAGGGAAAAGTTTGGGTAGCGGCAGCGGGCGCGCTGGGAGCTGTGCTGGAACAAAGACCTGCGCGACCGTGCGAGGCCAGTGCAAGTCTGGTCGCATTCGAGGGCGAGACGGGCCAGGTGCTGGATCATTTCGAACGGTGGCCCGCGGCAGCGCCCTTTTCCTTCGATTTCGACAGCGGCGGGCGCGTGTACATCCGAGCTCCACAGGAGATGCAATCGGTATTCCCCTGGGGAGTCTTTGGCGTGTTTCGGGTGGACCTTTCGAAACCCGCCGGTCTCGCGCCCGATTGCGTCTTGAACACGGCCAGCCTGCAGGCCGCATGGTGGGATCCGGTGGCTCCGGGTGAGATGATTTCGATCATCGGGTCCGGGTTGGGTCCACTAGTAGAACCGGCGACGGCAGAGACTGGAGAGGGCTCGACATTGCCCGGCGAGCTGGGTGGAACACGAGTGCGGATCGGCGGGCGCAATCTGGCGCTACTCTCCGTCAGCGAACACCGTATCGACGCGGTGGTCCCATTCGCAGTCGCTCCGGTCGAGTTCGGCGAGTTGGCCGAAGTCACGGTTGAGAGGTCCGGCGTCACGGTTCGCGGCAATGTCAACGTGGCTCGCTCGAATCCCAAGCTGTTCGCGAGCGGTAGCAGCGCGGGCGAGGCGACGGTGGTCAACGAAGACGGCGCTTTGAACTCGGCCGATCGGCCGGCGCGCCGTGGTTCGGCGGTCACGCTCTACGCCAGCGGGCTCGGCGCGATGGAACCGCGGCCTGACGTCTTCCGGCTTACGCCGCTCGTTGGTCCCTGGCCGAGGCCCGTGGCAAGAGTGGAGGTCTATGTCGGCGCACCGGCGGCGGCGACGGGCGCGGCTGGCCTCGAGATCCTCTACGCGGGAGCCGCGCCGGGAATGGCGGCCGGGGTGGTTCAGATCAGTGGACGGCTTCCGGAACTGGCCGGGAGTGGGCGAATCCCCGTGATTGCCGTGGTTGAGGGGCTGTTGAGCCAGCGCGGGACATACCTCTTTGTAGAGTAG
- a CDS encoding CcmD family protein encodes MDQRNFTFLFYGFAAAWAIIAVYVVTLVRRESRINRQLDGLRRMLEDKQPR; translated from the coding sequence ATGGACCAACGCAATTTTACGTTTTTGTTTTACGGCTTCGCGGCCGCCTGGGCGATCATCGCCGTCTACGTGGTCACGCTCGTCCGGCGCGAAAGCCGCATCAACCGCCAGCTCGACGGACTGCGGCGGATGCTCGAGGACAAGCAGCCGAGGTAG
- a CDS encoding sulfatase-like hydrolase/transferase codes for MLTRRALVQGVLAQPRAKTNLLVITADNLGYGDLGCYGNTEIKTPHFDAFARQGVRFTNFYTSSPTCTASRAGLLTGRHPVRFGLNYQLSAEENKRGTGLPHTEKTLPQYVKPNGYATGAFGKWNLGWAPGSRPTERGFDEFLGHRSGNIDYYTHIYNGDLDLYRGVEPARVEGYSVDLFADAAIDFTGRHRARPWLCYLPFNSPHFPNPKNRQTGETNQWQAPDSFFAEYGYSPSEPDERKRYRVVVTALDAAFGRVMAHLDRTGLAARTLVFFYSDNGAFMLPGRGLEVQTNRPLRSGGVTCWEGGIRVAGMARWPGRIPEDRDCDALLSAHDVVPLAARLAGANLDPARVYDGIDPLPALTGRDHTRSRRLFFEWQKQQAVRGGRWKLIRESPQAPWQLYDLAKDIAELNNVAPGHPSTVTELAAAFARWRESGEGNSPGL; via the coding sequence CGCGCGCTGGTTCAAGGCGTCCTCGCCCAGCCGCGCGCCAAAACGAACCTGCTCGTCATTACCGCCGACAACCTCGGCTACGGCGACCTCGGCTGCTACGGCAACACCGAAATCAAAACCCCGCACTTCGACGCTTTCGCGCGCCAGGGTGTGCGCTTCACGAATTTCTACACCTCTTCGCCCACGTGCACGGCGTCGCGCGCGGGGCTGCTCACAGGCCGCCATCCGGTTCGTTTCGGCTTGAACTACCAGCTTTCGGCGGAAGAAAACAAACGCGGCACGGGACTTCCACACACAGAGAAGACCTTGCCGCAGTACGTGAAGCCAAACGGCTACGCCACTGGCGCGTTCGGCAAGTGGAACCTCGGCTGGGCGCCGGGGTCGCGGCCCACCGAGCGCGGATTCGACGAGTTTCTCGGGCACCGCTCGGGCAACATCGACTACTACACGCACATTTACAACGGCGATCTCGACCTGTACCGGGGCGTCGAACCCGCGCGCGTCGAGGGCTATTCCGTGGACCTGTTCGCCGATGCGGCGATCGACTTTACGGGCCGCCACCGCGCGCGCCCGTGGCTGTGCTATCTGCCGTTTAATTCCCCACATTTTCCCAACCCGAAGAACAGGCAAACCGGGGAAACGAACCAATGGCAGGCGCCCGATTCCTTCTTCGCCGAGTACGGTTATTCGCCGTCCGAGCCCGATGAACGGAAGCGCTACCGGGTGGTGGTAACCGCCCTGGATGCCGCGTTTGGCCGGGTGATGGCGCACCTCGACCGCACCGGCCTCGCGGCGCGCACGCTGGTCTTTTTCTATTCCGACAACGGGGCGTTCATGCTCCCCGGGCGCGGGCTCGAGGTGCAAACGAACCGGCCGCTACGCTCCGGCGGCGTGACGTGTTGGGAAGGCGGCATCCGCGTGGCGGGAATGGCGCGCTGGCCGGGGCGGATTCCAGAGGATCGCGATTGCGACGCACTGCTGAGCGCGCATGACGTGGTCCCGCTGGCGGCGCGGCTGGCAGGGGCGAACCTCGACCCGGCGCGCGTCTACGATGGGATCGATCCGCTGCCCGCTCTGACGGGCCGGGATCACACCCGGAGCCGACGCCTGTTTTTCGAATGGCAGAAGCAACAGGCCGTGCGGGGCGGGCGATGGAAGCTGATCCGCGAGTCGCCGCAAGCGCCGTGGCAGCTCTACGATCTGGCGAAGGACATCGCCGAGTTGAACAATGTTGCCCCGGGACATCCTTCCACGGTGACTGAGTTGGCAGCGGCTTTCGCGAGGTGGAGGGAGTCCGGCGAAGGAAATTCGCCGGGGCTGTAA
- the ccsA gene encoding cytochrome c biogenesis protein CcsA, protein MRQNVLTALGAIAALWLARNLYYICLVLPDEAAQGAIYRNLFFHLGAWATCFSAFFVAGIASVGYLVKRNPWYDTLAVSCVEVGVAYTLVGLATGSIWARIIWGIWWTWDARLTWAFITCLVYSGYLMLRRAIDDPSARAKNAAVLCTFAFVAVMITYKSIEWWRTQHPGPVLSFRTGGGSIDPMMESAVYHNIGAMMLIGIVMIAVRMRQEDMQRQVDSLRRQVHAVA, encoded by the coding sequence ATGAGGCAAAACGTACTTACGGCGCTTGGCGCCATCGCCGCCCTCTGGCTGGCCCGCAACCTCTACTACATATGCCTCGTGCTTCCCGACGAGGCCGCCCAGGGCGCCATCTATCGCAACTTGTTTTTCCACCTCGGCGCATGGGCCACGTGCTTTTCGGCGTTCTTCGTCGCCGGCATCGCGAGCGTCGGCTACCTCGTGAAACGCAACCCCTGGTACGACACACTGGCCGTTTCCTGCGTGGAAGTCGGCGTTGCCTATACGCTCGTCGGCCTTGCTACCGGATCCATCTGGGCACGCATCATCTGGGGCATCTGGTGGACGTGGGACGCCCGCCTCACTTGGGCCTTCATCACCTGCCTTGTGTACTCGGGCTACCTGATGCTGCGCCGCGCCATCGACGACCCATCGGCCCGCGCCAAGAACGCCGCCGTGCTCTGCACATTCGCCTTCGTGGCCGTGATGATCACGTACAAGTCGATCGAGTGGTGGCGGACCCAGCACCCCGGTCCGGTCCTCAGCTTTCGTACCGGCGGCGGCTCCATCGATCCGATGATGGAATCGGCCGTCTATCACAACATCGGCGCGATGATGCTGATCGGTATCGTCATGATCGCCGTGCGAATGCGGCAGGAAGATATGCAGCGGCAAGTGGATTCGCTCCGCCGTCAGGTACACGCCGTCGCTTGA
- a CDS encoding heme exporter protein CcmB produces the protein MLVFLRQTAAIAEKDLRSEIRTKESVNAAVSFALVILVLFSFVLDLVDPSMLRDMSGGLLWLVFAFAGALILNRSFARELPNDCLDALVASPVPGAALFLGKALANFALLLIVEAVCLPVFGILYNQSWTSQVIWLAGVFALATWGMTVIGTVFSALTVNLRLRELMLPTLIYPMMIPALMAAMKLTTILISGEAITGDDWIWLRLLVGFDVIFTSLALALVEVVLVS, from the coding sequence TTGCTCGTATTCCTTCGCCAGACCGCCGCCATCGCCGAGAAAGACCTCCGCAGCGAAATCCGCACGAAGGAATCGGTGAACGCCGCCGTCTCGTTCGCCCTGGTGATTCTTGTGCTCTTCAGCTTCGTGCTCGACCTCGTCGATCCGTCGATGCTCCGGGACATGTCTGGCGGCCTGCTGTGGCTCGTGTTCGCCTTCGCCGGAGCGCTGATCCTCAACCGCAGCTTCGCGCGCGAGCTGCCGAACGATTGTCTCGACGCTCTGGTCGCCTCGCCCGTCCCCGGCGCGGCGCTGTTTCTCGGGAAGGCGCTTGCCAACTTCGCCCTGCTGCTGATCGTGGAAGCGGTCTGCCTGCCCGTGTTCGGCATCCTGTACAACCAAAGCTGGACTTCGCAAGTGATTTGGCTCGCGGGCGTGTTCGCGCTGGCCACCTGGGGCATGACCGTAATCGGCACCGTTTTCAGCGCTCTCACCGTGAACCTGCGGCTCCGCGAACTGATGCTGCCGACGCTCATCTACCCGATGATGATCCCGGCTCTCATGGCCGCCATGAAACTCACCACGATCCTCATTTCCGGCGAAGCGATCACCGGCGACGACTGGATCTGGCTGCGGCTGCTCGTAGGCTTCGACGTCATCTTTACGTCCCTGGCGCTCGCGCTTGTGGAAGTCGTTCTGGTGAGTTGA